In Chrysoperla carnea chromosome 2, inChrCarn1.1, whole genome shotgun sequence, the following proteins share a genomic window:
- the LOC123291498 gene encoding esterase B1-like, which yields MIVEIEQGKLRGRTAQGIDGKIYKIFQGIPYAKPPVGKLRFLAPQPPEPWTENIWDATKERDVCYAYDMVNNPKQVFGSDDCLYLNVYTPATKITDKLPVMVWVHGGGFYLGSGNTDLYGPEFLMTKNVVLVTFNYRLGFLGFLSLDDASVGVTGNAGLKDQVQALRWVQKNIHKFNGDPNNVTIFGESAGGASCNFLLLSPLSKGLFHKAIIQSGCVLNSWVQQPRLDEIFLKQIGCKATNDKDILEFLQQQPLNVILAAQNKTFPIPTRCMGELCFPTPRVEPNISTAFLSEPSEKLLLEGRFHKVPVMIGVTSHEGLLYLNPEFIESFPPDFTDNKILVPRDLKEILKTEKAIQEVGDKIKQFYYKNEKPSYDLFDTFIDYCSDLAFIHKINVTTKLLGEHASVYAYYCKLNTKLGIIKNATGIEYDGTCHADDVAYLFKTQKTPTIESNSPEAIGVEMMTTLWINFAKTGSPNSKNINVDWKLFTPREENYLEIDIKPQAKKNMLKERMRFWNDLYRTVAVDSTIYQKLRVWCKL from the exons ATGATTGTCGAAATTGAACAAGGCAAACTACGAGGTCGTACAGCACAAGGAATCGatggtaaaatttataaaatatttcaaggaatTCCATATGCTAAACCTCCAGTTGGAAAATTACGCTTCCTg gcaCCACAACCTCCTGAACCATGGACAGAAAATATTTGGGATGCAACAAAAGAACGTGATGTGTGCTATGCATACGATATGGTTAACAATCCTAAACAGGTTTTCGGAAGTGATGATTGCTTATATTTGAATGTTTACACCCCAGCG ACTAAGATTACTGATAAATTACCCGTAATGGTATGGGTTCATGGAGGTGGATTTTATTTAGGATCGGGAAATACAGATCTTTATGGTCCAgaatttttaatgacaaaaaatGTGGTATTAGTTACATTTAACTATCGTCTAGGATTTTTAG GATTTCTTAGCTTGGATGATGCCTCCGTAGGTGTAACTGGTAACGCTGGACTAAAGGATCAAGTTCAAGCACTACGTTgggtacaaaaaaatattcataaatttaacgGTGACCCAAATAATGTGACGATATTTGGTGAAAGTGCGGGTGGAGCTTCATGCAATTTTCTATTACTCTCACCATTATCCAAAGGTCTTTTCCATAAAGCAATTATACAAAGTGGTTGCGTATTAAATTCGTGGGTACAGCAACCACGATtggatgaaatatttttaaaacaaattggaTGCAAAGCAACAAATGACAAGGACATTCTTGAATTCCTTCAGCAACAACCATTAAACGTTATTTTAGCAgcacaaaataaaacattccCCATTCCA actcGTTGCATGGGTGAATTGTGTTTTCCTACTCCAAGAGTTGAACCAAATATTTCAACAGCATTTTTAAGTGAACCATCTGAAAAATTATTGCTTGAAGGTCGTTTTCATAAAGTACCTGTTATGATAGGTGTGACGAGTCATGAaggtttattgtatttaaatccTGAATTCATAGAATCGTTTCCTCCGGATTTTACGGATAATAAGATCTTAGTTCCCCgtgatttaaaagaaatattgaaaactgaaAAAGCCATCCAAGAAGTTGGTGataaaattaagcaattttattacaaaaatgaaaaaccatcCTATGATCTATTTGATACATTCATTGAT TACTGCAGTGACTTGGcttttatacacaaaattaaTGTGACGACAAAATTACTTGGTGAACATGCAAGTGTTTACGCTTATTATTGCAAACTAAATACGAAattaggtataataaaaaatgcaacgGGTATTGAGTATGATGGAACATGTCACGCTGATGATGTTGCTTATTTGTTTAAAACCCAAAAAACTCCAACAATTGAATCAAACTCACCAGAGGCCATTGGTGTTGAAATGATGACAACACTATGGATAAATTTTGCTAAGACTGGTAGTCCAAATTCCAAGAATATTAATGTCGATTGGAAACTATTTACACCTAGGGAAGAAAACTATTTAGAAATTGATATAAAACCTCAAGCAAAGAAAAATATGCTGAAGGAACGTATGCGATTTTGGAACGATTTATATCGAACTGTTGCTGTAGATTCAACAATATATCAGAag TTACGGGTATGGTGCAAATTATAA